Part of the Arachis hypogaea cultivar Tifrunner chromosome 6, arahy.Tifrunner.gnm2.J5K5, whole genome shotgun sequence genome, ctagctactagggtttacagaaataagtctaagtgcagaaatccactttcggggcccactttggtgtgtgcttgggctgagcttgagctttacacgtgaagAGGCtactcttggggttaaacgccaagttgtaacgtatttttggcatttaactctggtttgtgacgtgtttctggcgttttactccagaatgcatcatggaactggtgttgaatgccagtttgcatcgtctaaactcaaataaagtatgaactattatatattgctggaaagccttggatgtctactttctaatgcaattaagaacgcgccatttggagttatgtagctccaaaaaattcattttgagtgtagggaggtcagaatccaacagcatctgtagtcctttttcagcctcctatcagatttttgctcaggtccctcaatttcagccagaaaatacctgaaatcatagaaaaatacacaaactcatagtaaagtccagaaatgtgaatttttcataaaaactaataaaaacatccctaaaagtagctagatcctactaaaaactacctaaaaacaatgccaaaaagcgtataaattatccgctcatcatacacttacaccttgaagGAAAGATTTGCTGATCAGCGGTCTGCagatcattatgtgagtaaataTCATGTGGTATAAAGTGTTCACTTAACTGTAGTCTTAATCATAAATGTCTTACACAGGAGTCTTACACGCAGAGATTGGGGGCTGCAATCCAACAATCTTAGGAGAATAGAGACGACGTTAACAAATCTGAGATATTAGATGTTGATTTTAACACGGTTTGGCGTGAGACTGAATCTGAGCCACACAAGAACTGCGTCTATGGGTTGAGATCGTTCTTTGGTGAAAATATCTACACCTTCACACTGGGATCTTCATCCGCCTCTGCCACCAGCCAGCCCATCAATCTCGAGGACGGTGTCGATTTGAGGGAGCAGGTGCTAGAGCTCACCTGGAACCTTCACCAACACGCTTAGTAGCTGCAGCAATCTGATAAGAGGTATCAGGAGATCCTCACACGCATCTCAGATACATATTCCCTCAGGCTAAAGTGGAGGTGGGAGTTGAAGCGGCTTTAGCAAATAGCACAACATATGGCAGTGTACTAAAATCAGATACAGGCCAGTGGCAGCGGCACTGCTGGTGGTAATGTCACTGCTAAAGGGACACCGACATCATCGCTTAGTCTGCCGCCTCAGTAAGACCAAGGGGATGACGACAACAATGACGACTATTAGGATCTTTAGTGATTAAAATTTTGTTCTAGACTgtttcattatatattatatttaattttttacttttaatttttttacacttgatatttaatttattatatttgatttatattatttaaaatttgaatactaaTTGTGTAAAAagcaaatttaaataaaaaaaccaatTTGACTACTTattgtgttaaaaaaaattggatttacCGTGGGATTTTATCCTTGGTGGCAAAATCCAACGATAATTAAGTGGGAAAGAAAATAGTGGAGCGCCATAATTACTGGCGGAACTTTTTTATCGGTAATTGCTAGCGAATTAAAAAATATTCCATCGCAAAATTTGACAGTAACTACGAACAGATTGAAAAATTTGACGGTTCGTAATTAATTACCGACAAAAATTATACTGTCTAATTAATTGTAACTGAAAATCTACTAGTAAATATATTAtcgacaaatttttttttgttattctacTAATAAATTTAACAGTTTTCAGTATTTTTTTAGTAGTAATTATAGAGATGGTTAAGATCATGCATGCATGTCACTCAATTTCAACATTACCTAGCGGTAGATTTGGAAAGATCAAAAGTCATAAAGAAGTTGATGTCGTTTGAGGATAATTTAATCCTTTTATTGTAtctattttatgttcttttcatTTTAACGAattaattggtaattttaattagttaaaataagAAAGCATATTATCTGTCTATTAatcatgtttaaaataaaaagaaaaaaattacctatattttttcttatcttgaattaatatatttttttatatgtaattccaatttttctaattataaacacatctatgccaaaaaaaaaaattaatattgttGCACCTGTCACTATTAAATTTGTTGTGTCTATTTTGTTATATTTACAGGCAATAGAACTGTTAAAATTTAAGAAGAGGATTAAATCAAGttgaatttagaaataaaatttttttattttgtttttttgtggAAGTTGATTATGcaagagatttttttttgttgtctctaatataagaaagaaagaaacggagaaggaaagaagaaaatgaGGCCTATGTATCTTGGTTCGATTTTCTAGTACCAtaaaatttatatcaaatttCCACTAAAATTATGGTAGAATTTACTCTATAATCAACTATAGTACATACACTgatactaaaattaataaattacaaTCCTAATTCATCTAGTATCAAATTCTAAATTTATAGTCAAACTTAACTATTATCAAGTGTTGTCCCAACTTGGCAAAGAAGAACCCACTAATTCAATTAACCACCGAATATTATTCCAACTtgacaagaaaaactaaattttaattcaacacaactaaattatacagaaattatattgacttttttatacattttttatactttttctctcatgacttttttatatttttttactcacAATAACaagtatttttttcaattatagaaaaataacattaaataacTATAACAATAAAATTTCGAATGAAGCTCAAGCTCCACTACTTCTGTTATGTTTTGCTCTTCCATTTTTTGAATATTATTCTACTAATGTTCTTTGTCTAGTATTGTTGTCCTTATCTTCTTATTGTTTTCCCAgtgtcctattttttttttcttttgttctaatCATCTGGTGTGACTTTATTTGCCACTACATCACATGCCTCAGCCACAATCATAAATGTTTAAAAACCCTCtttcttggcttttattttcagAATGTAGCTCATTGAAGGCATTGGGCTGAGACCTCCTATTTGTGCATTTGAAATGTGCTGAAGTAACATGAATTTGGGCTCAGAAGTGAACAAAAGATCTGCATCACTAACACCCATATTAAACAAACtttttattgacaaaaaaaacccaacttttaacttttaacctaaTAATCATGTTTATAAACTCCAAAATCAATCTTATCTCTAACAGAAATTCTTTTTTTAGCTGGATCTAGTTTGCTCATCAGTGATGTATTCTTTGGTTAATTACCTCCATTTACTCTTTGCCCTTGtccttattaatattaaaaaaagattGGTTAAGGTGTCAAAATCATCTATTCACTATAGTATGAATTTACTACACATGCAACATGCATTGCATATATTAGCTAGGGACCGCGCCCTtcacaaattaaatttgaaatccttAGTGTTCCATAATTGTGAAACAAGTAAAGGCTACCTATTCTACAcgaaataataaaatcaattattGAAGATCTAATCCATGTATGTGCTTGACTTTTTAACAATAAGCTTTGAACGATTATCTTCTAGAGAATGGGGTACACAACCCactagaatttttttaaaaaaaaaagaatgagccATTTGCTTAAAAATCCAGAAGTACTTAAGAATGGTACACAAATTATATCCCAACATATAATGTTCTTTGGTGCTATTCTTGATTCCTTGCAAAAATTGTATATCATGCAAAAGTTTGTTATTTATATAAatgtttttctaaaataaattatgataacCGCCATTGGGTTGGGCGTGTGAGATATAGCAGAAAAGTTGTAAATTATCAAAAATGCTGTATAAATTCTAGAAATTAGGCATCACACACTAGAAATTAGCCAAGTGatgggattttttttaaataaataaattaaattatatatttatacttaTATGTATTTTGAAAATGTTATGTAAACATAACAAATAatcatgaaattaattttttgtatatatatattatttaattttaatatatattttatacatgttgactgattttttatatatacatataaatatgaATTATTTATTGTATTCTATTACAAATTTCGTTATCACTacaaataaaataagtaataataCAATTTTGTTATTTATGTTATTTGCAAACGAGATAtgtgaaaaaattatatatatatctatcgttaataactaaaaaaatatagtgtttaaaatataatttgaattgatttagaagGTAAACtgatataatttattatgatttaAATCGTATTaacttgatttttattttttattgtaattcgATTTTATTCAAATGATAGTGATTTACATTATATCGAAtgactttattttttaatataatataatttaaatttttatgattttgattgAATCGATTTATATTCtgtctaaattataaatttttttatcatttttaattattagttttttctAAATATGAAATATATcgaatccaaattttttttaaatttaaaaaaatgtaaagtaaaagttttaaatagttaactttttcaaaaccgaATAAATAAGTTCAATTTAAATCATAATTGTTTGAATCTAATTGGATTAAAATATAGTATATATGTTTTCACAATTATTatagtattttagaaaaaaaatagtgactatcaaatttttgaagaattattttgataattaaaatattgtCAAAATCAAATCAAGGATGACTCACCTTTCCTTTCCCACTTGTTGCATGACCAAGTATTTACAACTTGATTTTATAGAGAGGAGAAATGTGAAAGAAAACTTACAAAACAAGAAAGTATTTTCACAAGTTAAACTTAAATGAGCTAGCTAGACTTGGACCAAGACAGCTTCctgctaattaatattatatatattggaCATGCATAATGTTAACGTTAAGGGTAACCGAGTAATTAACCAACCTAATTGAATCagaactatatatatgtatagtagTGATACCAATTCCGCTAGCTACTTCATTCATTCCTGAAGCAGAagaatataatatatatcatCATAAGTGTGAATTATTAATTAAGGAGATGGAGTTGTTAGCAAGGATAGAATTATTAATAGGTGTGGTTATGGTTGCTTCGATGATTATGAGTAAGGGTTGTGAAGGGCAATTAGTGGAGAATTTCTACAGTTCAAGTTGTCCAAACGTGGAATCCATAGTTAGAGAGGCAGTGACCAATAAATTTACTCAGACTCTCACAACTGGACAAGCAACCCTCCGTCTATTTCTCCATGACTGCTTTGTTCAGGTTTCCACTACATACTActaactcatcatcatcatcgttataTACAGTATTTCGAAAATATTTGGTaatcaaaaaatattaataaaaaatagtaaaaatttattatttttaattttatttaatacatcttgcaataaataaatactaaataaaataaatttaagttgtttcgattgattttttttatcaccATAACATTACCAAAATTGTTTATCTTGAGATTTTTGTCTCTCAAGTTAGAAACACTATTGATCTCTTTCAAGTAATTAAGAACAAAGAAAgcatatataattttacattggTTAGTTTTCGATTCCTCGTGTGTTTTTCTTCCTCTGAATATACTCGAGCATTGTCATGTATGTGTATATGTACTATTTATTTTTCATGTTACATTTTCACATAATCATTTTTTTACCAAGTTACCACGATTCTTTATATATGTTTGCATCACAATCTTTGAAATAATTTTTCAATGTTAAATTTCTACAGGAACTTTACCTTTTTTTTTGTTAAGCAAGCATCATTTTCAGTAGTGTCATATATTATGTCTAGATTCAACCGTTTGAATTAATAAAAATAGATTATGTACTTGACAAAGTCATGTTTAATAAAGGAAATGACTCAGTCTCTGTATATATACAATCATTATGTATATAATTGTTTATCCTAGCTAAAAGATTAATCTgacagataaaaaattttatgtctcTAAACTTTAGATTTTAGGGAGTTAAAACTCTAATACTACCTTATAACACCACTTAATTATTTTAGAAgtttaagttgataaaaaaaatataaataattttatcttatatgttTGATTAGTTAAGCATCATgaattaattaactttaattttggaTGGTTGTTGAAGATTTATTCTTCCATTTCCACTGTGATCTTGTCTCATTCAGCAGAAAATTTCAAAGGCACGTTTGAAATGGTATTGTTGAGGGTGACTTTAGACACAGCTTTTAAAACAGGACTATGTTATCTATAtgttaaaattaactactaaaattgattatcagtataaaaatatatattagaatataaatatatattaaaaataaattaaatcacatatctatttatatataaatatacatattaataactaattttagtattttaataatatttttaattaaaatataataaaaaatatacaagggCAAACGTGTACGCTCGTTACccacttttcatgtttttttttttaacaaacgaACACGCTCGAGACTCTATCTTACGAATATTGAGTCCAATtagtcttataattttttttatttatataaatatcttctgtatttattaaatttctaTAATCTACGTTTTTTTTatcgtattttatttttatttaataaaatctattgATTTATAAAAATGACATAACTAATGTATATAAAGTTGTTTAGATTTATTTTAGATAAATTCCTTATTACaagttttactattattattattattattattattaaaaatattaaaatatcatcaaaatttattattttttattatcacttattattaattcaatttttttaatctaatttttttaatctaataatccaagaatatattttattctatattttttaatattgataTCTAATTAATagtcaaaacaataaattttgatagtCTTCTAAcatttcttctattattattattattattattattattattattattattattattattattattattatttgtgaaatATTTGCAAATATAAGTTGAGAGACTTGTAGGTAATACAAAAATTTGCTAAGACTCTAGCTAATTAGTACACGGCATATAATGTTTGCAACAATAAAGTGGTGGTGGAGTATGAATGTTTGTGTATGAATTATGAAAATTGATAGGGTTGCGATGCTTCTGTGATGATATCGTCGGCAAATGGGGACGCAGAGAAGGATCACTCAGAAAATCTTTCACTTCCAGGAGATGGATTCGACACTGTCATCAAAGCAAAACAAGCTGTTGAAGCTTCATGCCCTGGTGTCGTCTCATGCGCTGACATTTTGGCCCTTGCTACCAGAGATGTTATTTCCTTCGTAAGCtaacaaattataattagatactactattatatttattcatttatataaaaatgataatttagtcaaattatctTCTACAGATTTTTAGTTACCATCAATAATGTTCTGGATTACTTTTTTTTACCATAGGATTTAAATAAATACTTATTCAAGCTATTATAGTCaacattttttcttaaaaattgcgTGTGCATCTTTAAAGATACAATTGTAAAAGGTCATCTTCTAATTGATAGTTGGGAAAGACTAATCTAATTCATTGGTGTATTTCTTTTTCATAAACCAATTTGTCTGATTTTTCAATACAAAATTGACAGATACATGCAATCTATGTATACTATTTTGATTATTAACGCAAATTTAACTTATAAGATTGATTTTTTCAGCAAAAGTTGAATTTTTTTAGTCAAAATGATAATCATAGCAGAacagtaataaaattaaaaaaaaagcagcTTGAATGCTTGATGCACTTAGCTTGTATACGTTTTTGGTAAAAGAAATTTGTGTGGCCAACAGGCTTTAGTAATTTTAGCGAGCATTTGACTAATATAAatattacattatttttaataaataaggtataaattaatttatgtgtgtaaattttgataaaaaataatattacatgatcaatatatattattattttttattattatttagttaataataatttgtatttatatttatagatattttatttataaaaaatatataatttatacatatatttattacAATTTTATACACATAAACTAATAATATAATGGGGAGTGTTAGGGgaacaatgaaaattttgaacaatatgaacaaccaccaatcaaatgaaaatacactacatcctaatttaatgctactaattaaatttactcttttaaccctattaattcacattgtttacacattgttcaaaaattttAGAGTATATACcaattttggtcctcaaagaatttcagACTGGACACTTTACTCcccaattaaaattaattaatcgaTTGGTCCCTGacaattaattccgtcagtcacttaggtcctttactccgttaactctaacggaggacaaaatagtccctgacaactctaacaggggacaaaatggtcTCTGATCTCCTCTGTTCGGAAACGACACTATTCTCTCCCGCtttccatcatatctcgcataacactagCAGTCTAACACTAtaacttcaaactacacaatgcacactctataaatttaatgttcacaagaaaaaaatcttcaacttgttctcaaccaattcatattCAGGAAATTAATGCCTATGTCTCTCAACTAGTTATTAtcttcgatggatcccatgaatcttGACAGCAAGTTTGATTTGTTAAGACCCGTCATCGTCGttgccatctccctcctcctctgccctatcatcaccatgaccacattgtccaccactccgatcgcttccttcaacttcttctctgaaccaatgttcagtaatcgcttcagtttcCATATGAGCGGCAATGACGACATTGCTCGTTGTACTGATAGTTTGGATGTAAGGTCAAAGCTGTCTGCCAACTTAGACTCTggaaaagaaggaatgaagcattcagtgtctatttcaaatgagaatttgcatatgatgttgaaggagaatcttctcatgatgtcataatgtccaacaatctatattgcttgttggagagtggagaaaggtgtacccttggagtagttgtggaatttggtcttgaggatgtcgtGGACGTGTCGGGGTTGGAGGTGATATTATCGAAGACGTGGAAGTAGATGCTTTTGGTGGGTGAAGTGTAGAGGGGGTGGATGTACGAGTCACAAAGATTTAGGAAAGGTGTGGTCCATGACATGTCGAGGTAGGTGCGACATGCGTGACAATTACACCATGGCTTAATCTTGGAGCTaaaaaggaggaagaaaaagatggaaaagaagactgtgaatgtgaagaaggagagtatgaatgttagggttatgcgatatatgataaaaattggggaagaatAGTGTCGTTTTCGAATAAAGGGGTCAGGGATCAtttgtcccttgttagagttatcagggaccattttgtcccctgttagaattgtcaaggactattttgtcctccgttagagttaacggagtaaagaacctaagtgactgacggaattaattgttagagaccaatcgagtaattaattttaattgggGAGTAAAGTGTCCAATctaaaattctttgaggaccaaaatgggtatatactcaaaattttatttgttacctatacttttcctaatataatttatacttacGTTTTGTATCTATGTTTTGCAGGAtttgtataaataaattaataaaatttatttattaaagacaaTGTAGTATTTGTGCTAAGTTGTTGGCTAAAAATACTAGAAACGACTAGTTCTCAAAAGTTTTCCTTTAATAAATATAGATTTAAATGATGTATTTTTTAtgtgtaaatttttattattgcTGATTAAACTCTTGCCAAAATAATAAGATTTACCAGCAACGTAACATTGTTTTTTTGTAATTGTGTGGTTATGTGCAATTATTTCAGCTAGGGGGACCATCATTCAACGTAGAACTTGGACGCAAAGATGGGCTTATTTCGAAATCATCAAACGTTGAAGGAAACCTTCCAAAATCAAGTTTCAATTTAAAGCAGCTAAACACAATGTTCTCAAATCACAACTTGACCCAAACCGACATGATAGCACTCTCAGGAGCACACACCATAGGCTTCTCACATTGCAACGAGTTCTCTAACCGTTTATATTCATTCTCTGCGTCCTCACCGCTGGACCCTACTCTCGACTCCAACTACGCCCAGCAGTTAAAGACACAGTGCCCTCAAAACCCTGATCCACAGGTTGTGGTTGCTCTTGATCCCGATTCCTCCTCCAGTTTCGACAACAACTATTACCGGAACTTGGTGGCCGGAAAAGGGTTGTTGAGATCGGATCAGGTTTTGTACACGGACCCTGCGTCGCGGTCCACGGTGGCTGAGTTTGCCAATAATGCTGATGCTTTTAATCAAGCGTTTGTTGCGGCCATGAGGAAGCTTGGAAGGGTGGGGGTGAAGATTGGTAAGGAAGGAGAGGTTAGAAGAGACTGCACTAAATTCAATTAGTGATTTGTCACCAGTTAGTGAAAAAAGAAATTTGTAATTGGGAATTCCCTTATGAAAGATTGATTTTTCGATCGTCATGTGTTTTGGGGAAATATTTACTTTGCAAACTTTTGAGTTTTTAgcaatttagttattttttaagaaaaaagttaTTATGTGGAAGGGGGTTAGGTTGAGCAAACTAGTACAACGATGATtagaaaaacaataattttttttctctttataatGCTAAAAATTGGTCATTGTTTCATTTTGTTTCCCATCCTTTTGTTTTAGATCACATGTATGCATCATTTTTATGtacatttatttataaaattgttCTGAACGAGGCCCAAAAATTAcagcaaaaatataaaatagtgtcGTCTTAAAAAAGTAGAAGAGATCAAAGGTCTATTACACCTCATATCTCTCAAATTAATACCAAGGGTTACACATGAAAGCGAATGTGAACTAGTAAGCACTATTCAATAGAGTCGTTAAAATTGATCAAATTTATCGAATCAATTTGATTATCCATTTAAATAGGTGTATCTTGTCTCTAAGATTAACTCCGTCTAAAGACTAAAAGAGTTGAGCTGGATTAACTTGAAAAAATGGTGGGTTAAACGGGCTAAACGGGTGGTccgtttattttttgtttatatttttttaaaaaagtaatatttttagtcaacccatcaactaaaaaaaatactacTTATTTAAGGTTTTTTACCTAAAAGTGATATGTTTtgttaaaagatttttcaaaaaataaaataaaaaagtaaacggACCAACCCATTTAACCCATTGGACTGACCATAAACAGTCCAAACTGAAAATTATAGCCTGCAAATAAAGCGGGTTTAAACGGATTAGGCCTAAATGGACTAGGACTGGCTTGTTTGACAACCCTACTACTTAAGATAATTAGACTCTGCAAAATAggtataataaatataatcatgATGAGTAATGTTACACATCCAATTCTTTTTATGAATGAAGTTCAACCAAGTTAAATAATAAGACTTGAAATAATACTAGTCataattgatttttgttatgTTAGACTAATTTAGTTAAACTTGATTAACAAAAAGATTTAAATGTGTAGCATTATTCAATTATGATGTTCAATAAGGTGTAAAGCCATTATTTTGGTAACATAATTAAAAGGAGAAAACTCTATAAAATGGAATGAAGAATTAAAAAAGAGTTAGTTTTGGTTATGACAGTGTTTCAGTAGTGTTTTTATTCTTTCGAATTTAAGagttatttgaataaaattgtaaaaagtaGACATGATGCCATCATTGTTCTATTTCGAATTCTTAATATCCCGAGTTCGTCATTTCCAATAGTGGAGAGTGTTCCTGCAAGGACTCCGACACTCAAATTAGCATTAATCGCAAGAAAAATTAAGTTAAAGATCATATATACCCGAGTGTACGTATTTAGAATAGTGCATATATTATGGGATTGTATGATGTTACAAGTTTCTTTTATATGGGTTGCTTTTGTTCATGAGCTACTCATCATAATAAGTTAATTGATGATGTCTTATTGTGGTCTCTCTTCATATATGATGTTCTTAAGTTTATATATAGTTATTGttgtaatatttttctatttaatactaGAATGATGGTTACAATGTAACAATTAACTTCATAAAATTGACACTACAAAAAAGAACATTGAATAACCTCGGATTTATCGTTGGATTAATCAAATAAATCCGTCACTAAGTACATTACTGTCGGCCTATAGTTGATGGTATAAACGGCACGAAAATCCCTAACCTGCGGATTTTTTTAATCCAACGCTAATTACCGTCAGATTTTCCGTTGGTGTTTTCAATGGATTATCGAGCATGGATTGATGATTACCGTCGAATTAATCCCACGGTAACTTTGGCACCATTTGAAGCGAAATGGCACCAAAATATATCATCAGATTAATCCGACGGCATATCCACcagtaaaaatttttattttttggacgtAGTTTAGCCACAGCTAACaatcaaatgaaattaaaactcttgttaatgaaattgttataaaaaatctaaaattaacaaaaatcaacaaattattttattaaaaataaatggtataaatacaataaaatgtcACAAAAGTatcctaaacaaaataaaaatgcatcAAACCCTAACCCCTACAGATCCTGATAATCATTGTCATCATCGTCAATGGCGGTATCATGGTTCCCCTGCTGAGGCGGTGGAGTAGGTGCTACCATCGGTGGCCCACCAGCAGCATTGTTGAGGGGTAAGCAGCAGCACCGCTGGTAGTAACAGCGCCGCTGCCTTTAGCGCGTATTTGTTGGCTATATTCCTCCATCTGTTGTCGCATCTGCTCAAACTGCTCCAACTTTTCCATCAGGTCCAAATTGGCGGAAATGCGTTTACCTCTGCTCAAACTGCTTTTGCTGCTGGTGAAACTCCTATGTTAGCTTCTGCACCTCCTCCCTCGGGACGATAACCAAATTGGGTTCTTATCGCCCACTTCTAAAACTAGCACTCTCTGGTCTCAGTCGAGATCTCCGTGTTGGTCAGCCATGGATAGTCATCATGTTGATATTCAAAAATCGATCATTTAGCTGGTCATGTTGATATTCAAAACCGTCTTGCAAAAAATCGGTTAAAAAATCGGCCGAACCAGTAGTTAATCGGTGAACCGACCGAACCGACCAGATTTTTTTTAATGTCCgattttgttttctttctcaaaaatggcgtcgttttgacgccaaaaagaagaaaaaaaaacaaaacccaCTTGCACCCAGTCCCAAATCAACCCTAACGTGTAACCCACTAACCCTCTCCCTTCTGAAATCGTTTTCTTCCTCTCCCAGCCGTCTCCTACCCACTACCGCAATCTCTCTCTCCGTCGTCTTTCCCTTCCCTTCGCCTGCGCAAACTTGTCGCCCCACCCCCACCCCTTTCTTTCTGACTCTCTGTGTGACTTCAACCAAACCCTAAATCTCTTTCCACCCGCCGCCTGCTCCGGTCGCTGAAAACCCACTATCAGAGGAGCACCCAGCCATGCCCCCACCATCAGCCCCCGGCGTCAGCGCGGTTGTTTCCATCCTCGTCTTCTCCTCTCAAAGGTCTATTCTTCTCCTCGCGTTTCCTTGTTCTCCTCGCGTCGCCCTGTTCTCTTCGCCCTGTCTCTGCTGGCAGCTCTGTTCTCCTCGCCGTTGCAAGCGTGTCTACTTAGCTGTATTCTCTTCGCAAGTCACCTCCGTCTCGCTGCTCGTTCATCATCTCCGATAAGCACTCATGTACTCCTCCT contains:
- the LOC112697184 gene encoding peroxidase 55, coding for MELLARIELLIGVVMVASMIMSKGCEGQLVENFYSSSCPNVESIVREAVTNKFTQTLTTGQATLRLFLHDCFVQGCDASVMISSANGDAEKDHSENLSLPGDGFDTVIKAKQAVEASCPGVVSCADILALATRDVISFLGGPSFNVELGRKDGLISKSSNVEGNLPKSSFNLKQLNTMFSNHNLTQTDMIALSGAHTIGFSHCNEFSNRLYSFSASSPLDPTLDSNYAQQLKTQCPQNPDPQVVVALDPDSSSSFDNNYYRNLVAGKGLLRSDQVLYTDPASRSTVAEFANNADAFNQAFVAAMRKLGRVGVKIGKEGEVRRDCTKFN